The DNA sequence GCGGCGCTTCAGCTCCAGGGCCAGGTGCAGCACGATGCGGGCGCCAGACATGCCGATCGGGTGGCCGAGCGCGATCGCGCCGCCGTTGACGTTCACCTTCTCCGGGCCCACGCCCAGCTCGCGCATGGACTGGATGGCGACCGCCGCGAACGCCTCGTTGATCTCGATCAGGTCGAGGTCGCCCGGCTCGATGCCCTCCTTGGCGCAGGCCGCCTTGATCGCGTTCGCCGGCTGGGACTGCAGCGACGGGTCGGGCCCGGCCACGCCGCCGTACGCGCCGATCTCGGCGATCCACTCCAGACCCAGCTCCTCGGCCTTGGCCTTGGACATGACGACGACCGCGCAGGCGCCGTCGGAGATCTGCGACGCCGAGCCCGCGGTGATCGTGCCGTCGGGGGCGAAGGCGGGGCGCAGCTTGGCCAGGGTCTCGGGCGTGGTGTCGGCGCGGACGCCCTCGTCCTCCTTGATCACGATCGGGTCGCCCTTGCGCTGCGGGATCTCGACGGGGACGATCTCCTCGTCGAAGATCCCGTTCTTCATGGCGGCCGCCGCCCGCTGGTGGGACTGCGCCGAGAACGCGTCCTGCTCCTCACGGGTGATGCCGAGCCTGGCGTTGTACCGCTCGGTGGACTCACCCATCGCGCACTGGTCGAAGGCGCAGAACAAGCCGTCGTACGCCATCGAGTCGAGCAACTCGACCGTGCCGTACCTGTAGCCCTTGCGGGAGTCCTTGAGCAGGTGCGGCGCGTTGGTCATCGACTCCATGCCGCCGGCCACGACGATCTCGTACTCACCGACGCGGATCAACTGGTCGGCCAGCGCGATCGCGTTCAGGCCGGAGAGGCAAACCTTGTTGATGGTGATGGCCGGGACGGTCATCGGGATGCCGGCCTTGACCGCGGCCTGCCGGGCGGGGATCTGGCCGGCGCCGGCCTGCAGCACCTGACCCATGATCACGTACTGGACCTGCTCGGGCCGTACCCCGGCGCGCTCCAGCGCGGCCTTGATCGCGATGCCGCCGAGTTCGGTGGCGGGGAAGTCCTTCAACGAGCCGAGCAGACGGCCCATGGGCGTCCGGGCACCAGCGACGAGGACATTGTTACTTCCAGCACCAGAACCGGCCATTCCGGGCCTCCTGCGAGTAGTCGGGAACGTCTGGTGCCACCATAGCGAGACCTCCCCGAATTTGTTACAGAGGAAGTGCATCATATGCAGGAGGCCGTCATCATGTTGACTCGGATCGACCACATCGGCATCGCCTGTCGGAACCTGGACGAGACCATCGCGTTCTACCAGCGCACGTACAACTTCTCGGTCTTCCACAGCGAGGTGAACGAGGAGCAGGGCGTGCGCGAGGCCATGATCAAGATCAATGAGACCGACGACGGGCACGCCACCTACCTACAGCTGCTGGAACCCATCCGCGACGACTCCCCGATCGCGAAGTTCCTGGCCAAGCACGGCGAGGGCGTGCACCACATCGCGTTCGGGACCGCCGACGTGAAGGCCGCAGCGGACGCGATCGCGGAGAAGGGTGTTCAGGTC is a window from the Carbonactinospora thermoautotrophica genome containing:
- a CDS encoding acetyl-CoA C-acetyltransferase — protein: MAGSGAGSNNVLVAGARTPMGRLLGSLKDFPATELGGIAIKAALERAGVRPEQVQYVIMGQVLQAGAGQIPARQAAVKAGIPMTVPAITINKVCLSGLNAIALADQLIRVGEYEIVVAGGMESMTNAPHLLKDSRKGYRYGTVELLDSMAYDGLFCAFDQCAMGESTERYNARLGITREEQDAFSAQSHQRAAAAMKNGIFDEEIVPVEIPQRKGDPIVIKEDEGVRADTTPETLAKLRPAFAPDGTITAGSASQISDGACAVVVMSKAKAEELGLEWIAEIGAYGGVAGPDPSLQSQPANAIKAACAKEGIEPGDLDLIEINEAFAAVAIQSMRELGVGPEKVNVNGGAIALGHPIGMSGARIVLHLALELKRRGGGVGAAALCGGGGQGDALIVRVPRA
- the mce gene encoding methylmalonyl-CoA epimerase → MLTRIDHIGIACRNLDETIAFYQRTYNFSVFHSEVNEEQGVREAMIKINETDDGHATYLQLLEPIRDDSPIAKFLAKHGEGVHHIAFGTADVKAAADAIAEKGVQVLYPEPRRGTMGSSITFLHPKDCGGVLTELVQAAASEDTH